One Deltaproteobacteria bacterium DNA segment encodes these proteins:
- a CDS encoding NUDIX hydrolase — protein MNDHGPDRKKAFRFCPSCGGELGWTVIRKTEPPRLKCRRCGFVFYLDPKVAACTVIDRDGSILLVRRAIPPEIGKWVVPGGFVDLMEPVEAAAVRETREEANIDVSIDRLLGVYSYPDSEVVVVVYTARWDHGEIEAGDEVSEARLFAYDAVPWDDLAFRSTEDALRDYLNFKGA, from the coding sequence ATGAATGACCACGGCCCGGATCGGAAAAAAGCGTTTCGGTTCTGTCCTTCCTGTGGTGGCGAGTTGGGTTGGACGGTGATTCGCAAAACCGAACCGCCGAGATTGAAATGTCGGCGTTGCGGGTTTGTTTTCTACCTCGATCCGAAAGTGGCGGCTTGCACGGTGATCGATCGGGATGGATCGATTCTGCTCGTCAGAAGGGCGATACCTCCCGAGATCGGTAAGTGGGTCGTTCCCGGAGGCTTCGTGGATCTGATGGAGCCGGTGGAAGCCGCAGCCGTTCGTGAAACGCGCGAGGAAGCCAATATCGACGTTTCCATCGACCGCTTGCTTGGCGTGTACTCCTATCCGGATTCCGAGGTGGTCGTGGTGGTGTACACGGCCCGATGGGACCACGGAGAAATCGAGGCGGGAGACGAAGTGAGCGAAGCCCGGTTGTTCGCATACGACGCCGTACCTTGGGACGATCTCGCATTCCGGAGCACCGAAGATGCGTTGAGGGATTACCTGAACTTCAAAGGAGCTTAG
- a CDS encoding NUDIX hydrolase has translation MAGIKPWKVLKSDLDNSYRVFRVRTDHSQSPRTGREHKFFVLESCPWVNVIPLTKDKEVVLIHQYRHGIRKVTLEIPGGLVDPGRTPLEAAKKELLEETGCSASRWTDLGWVHPNPAILDNRCYTYIAHDVDYFGAQQLDDAEDIQTCLHPLSEVPSLIKNGDITHALVLAAFYRLFVEYNPVAFHE, from the coding sequence ATGGCGGGCATCAAACCCTGGAAAGTACTCAAAAGCGATTTGGACAACTCTTATCGGGTGTTCCGTGTGCGCACGGACCATTCCCAGTCTCCCCGTACCGGCCGTGAACATAAATTTTTCGTTCTGGAGTCGTGTCCCTGGGTGAATGTAATACCGTTGACGAAAGACAAGGAGGTCGTTCTCATCCATCAATACCGTCATGGTATTCGCAAAGTCACCTTGGAAATTCCCGGAGGCCTGGTGGATCCCGGCAGGACCCCCCTCGAGGCGGCCAAGAAGGAACTCCTGGAAGAGACCGGATGTTCGGCGTCCCGGTGGACGGATCTGGGCTGGGTACATCCGAACCCGGCCATTCTGGACAACCGGTGCTACACGTATATTGCCCACGATGTGGACTACTTTGGAGCTCAACAACTGGACGATGCGGAAGACATTCAAACCTGCCTGCACCCTCTTTCTGAAGTGCCCTCACTGATAAAAAACGGCGACATTACTCATGCACTCGTGCTGGCGGCTTTCTATCGCCTGTTTGTTGAATATAATCCCGTTGCCTTTCATGAATGA
- the asnS gene encoding asparagine--tRNA ligase, with protein sequence MSARPMRISELFQKKPVGTTVRTHGWIRTRRDSKGGFSFLEVNDGSCLKNIQVLVDGNLENYTSELLKLSPGCSVEVTGALIESPGKGQAVEIQASGVRVLGWADPDEYPLQKKRHSFEFLRTLAHLRPRTNTFGAISRIRNTMADAVHRFFQDNGFVYLHAPIITGSDCEGAGEMFHVTALDLDSMCRGGSVTFSEDFFRKPAHLTVSGQLEAEAYAMALGRVYTFGPTFRAEDSNTSRHLAEFWMVEPEMAFCDLDEDIDLVEAFLKFVIGNVLERCPEDMDLFHRFVDTTISRVLEDLLTQRFERISYTEAVNLVSRSKKTFDVPIQWGDDLQSEHERFLTEDVFKRPVVLTGYPKAIRPFYMRVNDDGNTVAAMDVLVPRVGEIVGGSQREERYEVLAARMKEAGMNLDDYWWYLDLRKYGTAPHSGFGLGFDRLVQFVTGMSNIRDVIPFPRTPGNLEF encoded by the coding sequence ATGAGTGCTCGTCCGATGCGCATATCGGAGCTTTTCCAAAAGAAGCCCGTGGGCACGACCGTGCGCACGCACGGCTGGATTCGCACCCGTCGCGATTCGAAAGGCGGATTTTCATTCCTGGAAGTCAACGACGGCTCGTGCCTGAAGAATATCCAGGTGCTGGTGGACGGCAATCTGGAAAATTACACGTCCGAGCTGTTGAAGCTTTCTCCGGGTTGCAGCGTCGAAGTCACGGGTGCGTTGATCGAATCGCCCGGCAAAGGACAGGCGGTGGAAATCCAAGCCTCCGGCGTACGGGTGCTGGGTTGGGCCGACCCCGATGAATACCCCCTTCAAAAGAAACGTCATTCCTTCGAGTTCTTGAGAACCCTGGCTCATCTCAGGCCGCGCACCAATACGTTCGGGGCCATTTCGCGCATACGCAACACAATGGCCGATGCGGTGCACCGTTTCTTCCAGGATAACGGGTTTGTTTACCTCCATGCTCCCATCATTACGGGAAGCGACTGTGAGGGGGCGGGCGAGATGTTCCACGTCACCGCCCTGGATCTCGATAGCATGTGCCGTGGGGGAAGCGTCACGTTTTCCGAGGATTTTTTCAGGAAGCCCGCTCACCTTACCGTCAGTGGACAACTCGAGGCGGAAGCGTATGCCATGGCCTTGGGAAGAGTCTACACCTTCGGTCCTACGTTCCGCGCCGAGGACTCGAACACGTCCAGACACCTGGCTGAATTCTGGATGGTCGAACCCGAAATGGCGTTCTGCGATTTGGACGAAGACATCGACCTTGTGGAAGCGTTCTTGAAATTCGTTATTGGGAACGTTCTGGAACGCTGCCCGGAGGACATGGATCTGTTCCATCGTTTCGTCGATACGACGATTTCACGCGTATTGGAGGACCTTCTGACGCAGCGTTTCGAGCGCATATCTTACACGGAGGCGGTGAATCTTGTTTCCCGCTCCAAGAAGACGTTTGACGTTCCCATTCAATGGGGGGATGATCTTCAGTCCGAGCACGAACGATTCCTCACCGAGGACGTATTCAAACGGCCGGTCGTGTTGACGGGTTATCCCAAAGCGATTCGTCCTTTCTATATGCGGGTTAACGACGATGGAAATACCGTGGCCGCCATGGACGTGCTGGTCCCCCGGGTGGGGGAAATCGTGGGAGGCAGCCAGCGCGAGGAACGGTACGAGGTGCTGGCGGCGCGTATGAAAGAGGCGGGAATGAACCTGGATGACTATTGGTGGTACCTCGACCTTCGTAAATACGGCACCGCGCCCCACTCCGGATTCGGTTTGGGTTTCGATCGGTTGGTGCAGTTCGTCACGGGTATGTCCAATATCCGCGACGTGATTCCCTTCCCCCGTACACCGGGAAATTTGGAGTTTTAG
- a CDS encoding amino acid-binding protein: MGVGKQICVILKNEPGELAKLCDVLENHHVNILAISIQNAKNYLMELFRAREKTGRRITVADHYRGILQETSTYSVIRLVVDHPDVALDALNERDYPVDTADVLVLTLKNEPGVLGKMARRLSKETINIDYVYGSVMENEATSIFVFHVDEDDWDRAVREFVS, translated from the coding sequence ATGGGCGTTGGCAAACAGATTTGCGTAATTTTGAAAAATGAGCCGGGCGAGTTGGCGAAACTCTGCGATGTGTTGGAGAACCATCATGTAAATATATTGGCGATCAGCATACAGAACGCCAAGAACTACCTGATGGAACTGTTCCGTGCCCGGGAGAAGACAGGAAGGCGCATTACCGTAGCCGACCACTATCGCGGCATCCTGCAAGAGACTTCAACTTACTCTGTGATCCGTCTGGTGGTGGATCATCCGGATGTAGCTCTGGATGCCTTGAACGAACGTGACTACCCGGTAGATACGGCGGACGTTCTCGTTCTGACGCTCAAGAACGAGCCCGGCGTCCTGGGAAAGATGGCTCGTCGTCTGTCCAAAGAGACCATCAATATTGACTATGTATACGGCTCCGTGATGGAGAACGAAGCGACGTCCATCTTTGTCTTTCATGTGGATGAAGACGATTGGGACCGGGCGGTCCGGGAATTTGTTTCATAA
- a CDS encoding electron transfer flavoprotein subunit beta/FixA family protein, producing MNIIVLVKQVPDTSKIQIDPRTGTLKREGAPGIINPEDTHALETALQLKEIRGGSITVVSMGPPQAIDAISEALGMGADRGILLTDPFFAGADTWATSTVLGKTVQRLQPFDLILCGRQAIDGDTAQIGPQVAEFLNLPQVTYVRHMETKDASIICERTVDGGIETAISPLPCLATVLASKNRPRYPVIRNLLSACREKAPIEVWNAADIGLKVDDIGLLGSLTKVVRVFSPKQERMGEIWQDSADVMATRLVDRLSAAHLL from the coding sequence ATGAATATCATTGTATTAGTTAAGCAGGTCCCCGACACTTCGAAAATTCAAATCGACCCTCGCACCGGCACCCTGAAACGTGAAGGCGCGCCCGGCATCATCAACCCGGAAGACACCCACGCCCTGGAGACCGCCCTCCAGCTCAAGGAGATCAGGGGAGGCTCCATCACAGTGGTGTCCATGGGGCCCCCCCAGGCAATAGACGCGATTTCGGAAGCCTTGGGTATGGGCGCCGACAGAGGCATTCTGCTCACCGATCCCTTCTTCGCTGGAGCCGATACCTGGGCCACGTCCACGGTTTTGGGCAAGACCGTCCAGCGGCTGCAGCCGTTCGACCTCATTCTCTGCGGCCGTCAGGCCATCGACGGCGACACGGCGCAAATCGGACCTCAAGTGGCGGAGTTTCTCAACCTCCCCCAGGTCACCTATGTCCGACATATGGAAACGAAAGACGCCTCGATCATTTGCGAACGGACGGTGGATGGCGGCATCGAAACAGCGATCAGCCCACTGCCCTGTCTGGCGACCGTTTTGGCCTCCAAGAACCGCCCTCGGTATCCTGTTATCAGGAATCTGTTATCCGCCTGCCGGGAAAAGGCTCCCATCGAAGTGTGGAACGCCGCCGATATAGGGCTTAAGGTGGACGACATCGGACTTCTGGGCTCTCTGACCAAAGTCGTTCGAGTGTTCTCGCCCAAACAGGAGCGGATGGGAGAAATCTGGCAGGACTCCGCGGACGTGATGGCAACCAGACTGGTGGATCGGCTTTCCGCCGCGCATTTGCTATAA
- a CDS encoding electron transfer flavoprotein subunit alpha produces the protein MAVWIDPDKCNACMVCVRVCPYGAVEIVADCARQTERCTMCGVCIESCKQQAILSDAEKRSIPDLSGHRGVWVFAEQQNGRLNRVGLELLGRARTLADDLGQEVSAVLAGDRIRHLASDLITGGADVVFVIEDPRLDRYQTSSYAKVFSDLIREHAPAVILLGATHAGRDLAPRLSRRLRLGLTADCTGLEIDHEDPNRNLLQTRPAFGGDIMATIVTAGVRPQMATVRPGVMEPRPADLTRKGQVRVVRPELDSNDFRITLLDVVRETGRTADLSSAKIVVAGGRGVGGEDGFRLLENLAQVLNAELGGSRVAVEEGWISPDRQIGQTGQTIRPELYIACGISGAVQHRAGILNSRYIVAINKDPGAPIFAVADYGLVGDLGEIVPSLTERIGRLT, from the coding sequence GTGGCCGTATGGATCGACCCCGATAAGTGCAATGCCTGCATGGTCTGCGTACGTGTCTGTCCCTACGGGGCCGTGGAGATCGTGGCCGACTGCGCCCGGCAGACGGAACGGTGCACCATGTGCGGCGTTTGCATCGAGTCGTGCAAACAACAAGCCATTCTCTCCGACGCGGAAAAACGTTCGATCCCGGACCTGAGCGGTCACCGGGGTGTGTGGGTATTTGCCGAGCAGCAAAACGGGCGTTTGAACCGCGTTGGGCTCGAATTGCTGGGTCGGGCGCGCACGTTGGCGGACGACCTGGGTCAGGAGGTTTCAGCCGTACTGGCCGGTGACCGCATACGGCATTTGGCTTCCGACCTCATTACGGGCGGAGCGGACGTTGTTTTCGTCATTGAAGACCCTCGATTGGACCGTTATCAGACATCCTCGTACGCCAAGGTTTTTTCCGACCTGATCCGAGAACACGCTCCGGCCGTTATCCTTTTGGGAGCCACCCACGCCGGCAGAGATTTGGCGCCCCGACTGTCCCGAAGACTCCGGCTAGGTTTGACCGCGGATTGCACCGGTCTCGAAATAGACCATGAGGATCCCAACCGGAATCTGCTCCAGACCCGCCCGGCCTTTGGGGGTGACATCATGGCCACCATTGTTACGGCCGGTGTCCGGCCTCAAATGGCCACGGTGAGGCCGGGTGTGATGGAACCGAGGCCGGCCGACCTCACGCGAAAAGGTCAAGTGCGCGTCGTCCGGCCCGAACTCGATTCAAATGACTTCAGAATAACCCTCTTGGACGTGGTGCGGGAAACCGGGCGGACCGCGGACCTGTCCTCCGCCAAGATCGTGGTGGCCGGGGGACGGGGGGTAGGAGGCGAAGATGGATTCAGATTGCTCGAGAACCTCGCCCAAGTACTAAACGCGGAACTCGGCGGCAGCCGTGTGGCCGTGGAAGAGGGATGGATCTCTCCGGATCGACAGATCGGCCAAACCGGACAGACCATACGCCCGGAACTGTACATAGCCTGCGGCATCAGCGGCGCCGTCCAGCATCGGGCCGGTATCCTCAATTCGAGATACATCGTGGCCATCAACAAGGACCCGGGGGCTCCCATATTTGCCGTCGCCGACTACGGCCTGGTGGGGGACCTCGGGGAAATCGTGCCTTCGTTGACCGAAAGGATCGGGCGGCTGACGTGA
- a CDS encoding acyl-CoA dehydrogenase family protein → MLRSSPKELLRTVMARYVNKELIPKAQEIDEHGEFPWEIFREIGRMGLFGMRYPAKDGGAGGDSTLFCIACEELARGSMSVAAIVAMQSLMGTNFLYRYGGPELREMFFLPAMKGEKVAAFALTEPDAASDLGAVRTAAARKDGAFEITGLKTWITNGPVADFFTVLCQTDKTKGIKGLNFFFVPRETPGVSTSRRFDLLGTRSTPISEVAFSNCLIPLHYRLGGEGHGVKNLMGILAEIRTMTAALGLGLARAALDDSLQYAKERTQFGKPIGNYQLIQAKVADMATEIEASRLMIYNTTRMIDEGRPCMKEASMAKYFATETACRAADQATRIFASYSYAMDYRPQRYYRDCRFLLYGGGTSEILQTIIAREVGLQ, encoded by the coding sequence ATGCTTCGGTCATCTCCCAAAGAACTCCTGCGGACCGTTATGGCCCGATATGTCAATAAGGAACTGATTCCCAAGGCTCAGGAAATCGACGAACACGGTGAATTCCCATGGGAAATCTTCCGTGAAATCGGGAGGATGGGATTGTTTGGGATGCGCTACCCGGCCAAAGACGGTGGAGCCGGGGGCGACTCGACCCTGTTCTGCATCGCTTGCGAGGAACTGGCGCGGGGTTCCATGAGCGTTGCCGCCATTGTGGCCATGCAATCCCTTATGGGCACGAATTTCTTGTATCGTTATGGCGGTCCCGAGTTGCGGGAAATGTTTTTCCTGCCCGCCATGAAGGGCGAAAAGGTCGCCGCATTCGCCCTGACCGAGCCTGATGCCGCTTCGGACCTGGGAGCGGTGCGAACCGCGGCCGCGCGGAAAGACGGCGCTTTCGAGATAACGGGGCTCAAGACCTGGATTACCAACGGCCCCGTAGCCGACTTTTTCACCGTATTGTGCCAGACCGATAAGACAAAGGGCATTAAGGGGCTGAACTTCTTCTTCGTTCCACGCGAAACTCCGGGTGTATCCACGAGCCGGCGCTTCGATCTTTTGGGTACGCGTTCCACCCCCATTTCCGAAGTGGCCTTCTCGAATTGCCTGATCCCGCTCCACTACCGGTTGGGCGGAGAAGGTCACGGAGTGAAGAACCTCATGGGAATTCTGGCGGAAATCAGGACCATGACCGCCGCATTGGGGTTGGGCCTGGCCCGGGCCGCGCTGGACGATTCTCTCCAGTACGCCAAAGAGCGCACCCAATTCGGAAAGCCCATCGGCAACTATCAACTTATCCAGGCGAAAGTCGCCGATATGGCGACCGAGATTGAAGCCAGCCGCTTGATGATCTACAATACCACGCGTATGATCGATGAGGGCCGGCCTTGTATGAAAGAGGCGTCCATGGCAAAATACTTTGCCACGGAGACGGCGTGCCGGGCCGCAGACCAGGCGACACGCATCTTCGCATCGTACAGCTATGCCATGGACTACAGACCTCAGCGCTACTATCGCGATTGCCGTTTTCTGCTGTACGGAGGCGGAACGAGTGAAATTCTTCAGACCATTATCGCACGGGAGGTCGGACTCCAATAA
- a CDS encoding cytochrome ubiquinol oxidase subunit I, which yields MDLPVIVPPVAPRWVWMEEVTYSHIPIATLITAFLFLAPIYEYIGYRLKDGRYDRLAKSLVYFSMILYSPGAALGTGIPMFIIGLWTEFWSRWSMLFFWPLMFQFVFFLTDVGFLFFGYYLPWDRMQDRKRLHIFFGAMTALFGLLIQAVWDSLGAYMTTPSTPFPPISEPVAWSAQAFFNPSYPFLFFHRFFGNISYTMLLTGGVFALKCRRQKDPEEKAYFVFARDFTFTIGFLSFFIMPFIGWGFARMLQIKAPVVFYSIMGGHASPYFVTKMGLMVSMLLLAAVYMFKRYKSKIVLGSMTFGIISLYLVFHWHPPLHWIPGGPIVWRTFYTVAFLGVLAFLWNGARFKSLEWKGWQWVLFTAGLAAFFTFALGGFVRERARQPYNVYDQFVKVEVLPEEADRWLTYEKCLGCHHKSPEEFERYAKKDWEVRVGIERKRPGVDITNEEAARIVSFLKGNYR from the coding sequence ATGGACCTGCCCGTGATTGTTCCCCCGGTGGCTCCGCGCTGGGTATGGATGGAAGAGGTCACCTACTCCCATATCCCCATTGCCACTCTTATCACCGCCTTCCTGTTTTTGGCCCCCATCTATGAGTACATCGGGTATCGCTTGAAAGACGGGCGGTATGACCGCCTGGCCAAGAGCCTGGTGTACTTTTCCATGATTCTCTATTCTCCGGGAGCCGCTCTGGGCACCGGCATACCCATGTTCATCATCGGCCTGTGGACCGAATTCTGGTCCCGGTGGTCGATGCTGTTCTTCTGGCCCCTCATGTTTCAATTTGTGTTTTTTCTCACCGACGTCGGCTTCTTGTTTTTCGGCTACTATTTACCGTGGGACCGGATGCAGGATCGCAAACGTCTCCACATATTTTTCGGTGCGATGACGGCCCTGTTCGGACTCTTGATCCAAGCCGTCTGGGACTCGCTGGGCGCGTACATGACCACACCCAGCACTCCGTTTCCCCCGATAAGCGAACCGGTCGCCTGGTCGGCGCAAGCCTTTTTCAATCCAAGCTATCCTTTTCTCTTTTTCCATCGTTTTTTTGGAAACATCAGTTACACGATGCTTCTCACGGGCGGCGTATTTGCGCTGAAATGCCGGCGTCAAAAGGACCCGGAAGAAAAAGCGTATTTCGTGTTTGCCCGGGATTTCACTTTTACCATAGGTTTCCTGTCGTTTTTTATCATGCCGTTCATCGGCTGGGGTTTCGCCAGGATGTTGCAGATCAAAGCTCCTGTCGTGTTCTATTCCATCATGGGCGGCCATGCTTCACCTTATTTTGTCACTAAGATGGGCCTTATGGTGTCCATGCTGCTGCTCGCGGCCGTTTACATGTTCAAACGGTATAAGAGCAAGATCGTGCTCGGGAGCATGACATTCGGCATCATAAGCCTGTATTTGGTGTTTCACTGGCATCCTCCACTGCACTGGATCCCCGGAGGGCCGATCGTATGGCGTACGTTTTACACAGTGGCCTTCTTGGGCGTTCTGGCTTTTCTGTGGAACGGCGCTCGATTCAAATCCCTTGAATGGAAGGGCTGGCAATGGGTGCTGTTCACCGCCGGCCTGGCCGCTTTTTTTACTTTTGCCCTGGGCGGATTCGTGCGGGAACGGGCAAGGCAGCCGTATAATGTCTATGACCAATTCGTCAAAGTGGAGGTGCTTCCAGAGGAAGCAGATCGATGGCTGACTTACGAGAAGTGCCTGGGCTGTCATCACAAGAGTCCGGAAGAGTTCGAGCGATACGCCAAAAAGGACTGGGAGGTGCGCGTTGGAATCGAACGAAAACGACCGGGCGTCGACATCACGAATGAAGAGGCGGCGCGAATCGTCTCCTTTCTCAAGGGGAATTACCGATGA